The following DNA comes from Nitrospinota bacterium.
CCGGCTCTTCAAGGGTGTCCACCACGGAGCGCACTTTTTCCGCCAGCCGCTGGAACACTTTTGAAAGCTCTGGATTCCTCTCCCTGTCGAATATGGGCGACCCTGCGTCCGCCTCCTCGCAGATGGACTTTACCAGGGGGATTTCCGCCAGCAACGGCACGCCAAGCTTGCCGGCTTCCTTCTCGCCGCCCCCCTTGCCGAATATGTGCGCCGTGTCGCCGCATTTTTCGCACACGTAATAGCTCATGTTCTCCACAACGCCCAGAATCGGCGTCTGGGTCTGGCGGAACATGGAGACTGCGCGCCGCACGTCGATAAGCGATATGTCCTGCGGAGTGGTCACCACCACGGCGCCTGCCACGGATAGCTGCTGCACCAGCGAAAGGGGTATGTCCCCCGTTCCCGGCGGCATGTCCACGATAAGGTAGTCCAGCTCTCCCCAGTTCACGTCGTTGAGAAGCTGGTTGACTATCTTCATCACCATCGGGCCGCGGATCACAAGGGCGTCTTCCTCCGCCATCGCCATGCCCACCGATATCACCTTCAGCCCGTCTTTTTCCAGCGGTATTATCTGGTTGCCCGCCACCGCCAGGCTGCCGGTTGCGCCGAGCATTTTATGGACGGAGGGGCCAAAAAGGTCCAGGTCCAAAAGGCCTGTGCTGTGACCGAGCTTGTTGAGGG
Coding sequences within:
- a CDS encoding Mrp/NBP35 family ATP-binding protein, encoding MASREQVLDALRGVMYPGFSKDIVSLGAVERVEADADFIAISLKNISADESVMDRLRADVESAVGKISGGAKVVVGGAGAGHGHGHSHDHGHSHEKSDSPFVRKRLDGVKHVIPVVSGKGGVGKSTVAVNLAYTLNKLGHSTGLLDLDLFGPSVHKMLGATGSLAVAGNQIIPLEKDGLKVISVGMAMAEEDALVIRGPMVMKIVNQLLNDVNWGELDYLIVDMPPGTGDIPLSLVQQLSVAGAVVVTTPQDISLIDVRRAVSMFRQTQTPILGVVENMSYYVCEKCGDTAHIFGKGGGEKEAGKLGVPLLAEIPLVKSICEEADAGSPIFDRERNPELSKVFQRLAEKVRSVVDTLEEPDHDSYGCAPDSTHFGGG